Genomic window (Psychrilyobacter piezotolerans):
CCAACTCAGAGATAAGTATTCTATCATTGATAAGTCACCTTGGAGACTACGAGGTTGATAGGTTGGGGGTGTAAGGGCTGTGAAGTCTTTAGCTGACCAATACTAATATGACGAACACTTAACCTAAAGCAAAATGATTTTAGAGAGTTAATTAAAAAAACATTATTATATAGTTTTGAATGTACAACATTCATAAGAAAGTATATCTAACGAAATTTTGTGATGAATTTAATTCGTCGCTGAAAAATTTGTTAAGATAGTTAGCTTGGTAAGAAAAGCTACGGGGGTACACCTGGTCACATTCCGAACCCAGAAGTTAAGTCCGTAAACGCCGAAAGTACTTAGGGGGCAGCCCCTTGGGAGGATAGGAACTTGCCAAGTCTTTCAAGATGCTTCTTTAGCTCAGTTGGTAGAGCGCTCGACTGTTAATCGAGTTGTCGCAGGTTCAAGTCCTGCAAGAAGCGCCATATGTTTAGCAAGAATAGCTATGGGGATACACCTGGTTACATTCCGAACCCAGAAGTTAAGTCCATAAACGCCGAAAGTACTTAGGGGGCAGCCCCTTGGGAGGATAGGAACTTGCTAAACTCAACTTTGGGGATATAGCTCAGTTGGGAGAGCGCCGCACTTGCACTGCGGAGGTCAGCGGTTCGACCCCGCTTATCTCCACCAAATAAAATTTTAATCAGGATTTATTTCCTGGTTTTTTTATATATTTGACACTTTTTGTAAATAGAGGTATAATAATTAGATACTAGATGTGTTATGAATTGGGATTAAGGGGTTAAAAGGTAAATTTTATAAGGGTTAAAAGGAATAGATGTGGAATTTACTTGTTCAAAATTGTGATGAGATCTTTGAGTTTGAAAAAGGCTTGAGAGGAATCTAGGAGGAATAAAAAAAATGATTTATATATTAATGTTTATAGCTGCCATGTCGCTGTTATTTACAGGATTAAAAAATACTTTAAGAGCATTACCGGTAATAGCAATAGTTTCAGTGATAATTTTCTTTTTTGGGTCAATTTTTGTTACATTTTTACCACTTATTATAATATTAATTGTATTGAGGGCGATATTTGGAAAAAAACAACCACGAAGAACCACAAGGACATATTATTATAAAAATACAAATTCTGGGAATACTCAAGATTTTGAAGAGTTTTTCAGAAATGCAACTGGTGGAAACTACCAAAGACAAACACATGGCGGCCATCCTGGTTATGTTGTAAATAAGGATAAATATTATGCTGAATTAGGGGTAAGTAAGGATGCAAGTCCAGAAGAAATAAAGAAAGCTTATAGAGGGATGGCAAGAAAATATCACCCAGATAAAGCTAATAACTTAGACGAGGAAATGAGAAGTAAATATGAAGCGAAGTTTAAAGAAATAAATGAAGCATATGAAAATTTGAAATAAAAACACAATAAGGGTTACTGCATTAGGTTGTAGTAGTCCTTATTTTTTTTTAGAAAATTAATTGATATTTTGTCGGGAACAGCGGAAGATACCGACATCTTAATGAGTAAGTGTGCTGAAAATAATGAGTGGATAGTATGAAATCGAAGCTGTTTATGGAAAAAAATAGCTAAAATATAGATTAAAAAAATTATAATTTCCTTAGGAAATTATAAAAAAAATAAGATTAAAAGTTTAATTCAAATTTAAGAGAAAAGAAAAAAGGAATTTTAAAAGAATATCGGTATAAGAATTAAGGACAAATTTTGTTTTAAATGTTTAGTAAAATGGTCATAGATTGATATTTTAAAAATGAAGAATTTTTTTTAAAAATAAAACATCGCGATTTAAAAGGGGGAGGACAGATTTCTTTTAGATTTCAGAGTTATTTAGATTTTGAGTTTTGAATGACCGTAATTTAAGCATTTTTTAGTTTGAAGTTCCAAATATAGGTTGAACCGTTTGTTTTGCAAACACTTTGATGTAAAAAAGCTTAACAAAAAAGTAGAAATACGATATAATGTCATTGTAAAGTGAAATTAATAACTAAAGAATTATGTATACCATAATTTATTTATGATCAGAAGGAGGAACAAAATGTCTTGTAAAAACACGCTAAAACAAGAATGTTTTAACCAATTAGATGAATTTATAATTGGATTACCTGAAAAAGAGGGAGCACTAATCTCGGTCCTGCATAAGGCTCAAGAAATATTTGGATATATTCCAATGGAGATTCAAGAATTTGTAGCCGATAGACTGGAATTACCTTTAGCTAAAATATATGGAGTGGTAAGTTTTTATTCGTTCTTTACAATGACTCCTAAGGGGAAATTTCCTATCTCAGTCTGT
Coding sequences:
- a CDS encoding J domain-containing protein; translation: MIYILMFIAAMSLLFTGLKNTLRALPVIAIVSVIIFFFGSIFVTFLPLIIILIVLRAIFGKKQPRRTTRTYYYKNTNSGNTQDFEEFFRNATGGNYQRQTHGGHPGYVVNKDKYYAELGVSKDASPEEIKKAYRGMARKYHPDKANNLDEEMRSKYEAKFKEINEAYENLK
- a CDS encoding NADH-quinone oxidoreductase subunit NuoE family protein, which translates into the protein MSCKNTLKQECFNQLDEFIIGLPEKEGALISVLHKAQEIFGYIPMEIQEFVADRLELPLAKIYGVVSFYSFFTMTPKGKFPISVCMGTACFVRGADKVLKDLENKLGIKAGETTLDGLYSIDALRCVGACGLAPVVLVGEDVFGKDEARDIEGLLAKYN